The following are from one region of the Polynucleobacter sp. MWH-CaK5 genome:
- a CDS encoding Tfp pilus assembly protein FimT/FimU: MTALTAFTRFANHSTKGFTLIEVLICLAMMAAMSGIATHLFSEQIALLQLDEVSQAFIQDAQLARQLSRQTNQTVTLKPLGNNEFRNWSDGWEITQDVFSSEEAFKTLKQYPLHGGHLKGRIQIAHDSLKDSQQFTDMSAPHKARHISFQSGNVALLSNGGFVANRIIWQHRQYPQLQMHVVLGPGGRWRSCNPNRDNQKCL; this comes from the coding sequence TTGACTGCCTTAACTGCTTTTACTCGATTCGCCAATCATTCAACTAAAGGCTTCACATTGATCGAGGTATTGATCTGTCTTGCAATGATGGCTGCTATGTCAGGGATTGCTACACATTTATTCAGCGAACAAATTGCGCTCTTACAACTGGATGAAGTCAGCCAAGCATTCATTCAAGATGCGCAATTAGCCCGGCAACTATCAAGACAAACCAATCAAACTGTGACACTCAAACCACTGGGTAATAATGAATTCAGAAACTGGTCTGATGGCTGGGAAATCACTCAAGATGTATTTTCTTCAGAAGAAGCATTTAAAACACTCAAGCAATATCCTTTGCATGGTGGCCATTTAAAAGGTCGTATACAGATAGCTCATGATTCATTGAAAGACAGTCAGCAATTCACCGACATGAGTGCACCGCATAAAGCTCGGCACATCAGCTTTCAATCAGGCAATGTGGCACTGCTAAGCAATGGAGGCTTTGTGGCCAATCGCATCATTTGGCAACACCGACAGTACCCCCAGCTACAAATGCATGTGGTTCTCGGTCCTGGTGGACGTTGGCGAAGCTGCAATCCCAATAGGGATAATCAAAAATGTCTGTAA
- a CDS encoding PilW family protein yields MNLLEILISSLAGSLILMSLTQSGHQIYASLDQQAAKARLQSEALQALQMMGEAIQMASNPKGSKIPRLMIKDSASMSNAQAGQFQIRKGSASMDSSDAFFTTNKEEEMNYRAFFVQMQGHHQQRDGVLYLQTKNKKSQLQNDALIGHIQSMQIQAGIKENGLIQWYEPYQISERSSKNNPHWKQVKAVKIYLKLQKGRHSLELEKIYTLRHPAINP; encoded by the coding sequence GATGAGCCTAACTCAATCAGGACATCAAATTTATGCCTCACTGGATCAGCAAGCGGCCAAAGCAAGGCTTCAAAGTGAAGCTCTGCAAGCATTGCAAATGATGGGCGAAGCCATTCAGATGGCCAGCAATCCCAAAGGATCGAAGATCCCACGATTAATGATCAAAGACAGCGCATCGATGAGCAATGCTCAAGCAGGTCAATTTCAGATCAGGAAAGGCTCGGCCAGCATGGACAGCTCTGATGCGTTCTTCACCACCAACAAAGAAGAAGAGATGAACTACCGAGCCTTTTTTGTGCAAATGCAAGGACACCATCAGCAACGTGATGGCGTGCTGTATTTACAAACCAAAAATAAAAAATCTCAACTACAGAACGACGCATTGATTGGTCATATTCAATCAATGCAAATACAAGCAGGCATCAAAGAGAATGGTTTGATTCAGTGGTACGAGCCTTATCAAATCAGCGAGCGCTCAAGCAAAAACAATCCTCACTGGAAACAAGTGAAAGCAGTAAAAATTTATTTAAAACTTCAGAAAGGACGTCACTCACTTGAACTTGAAAAGATCTACACCTTGCGTCATCCAGCCATCAATCCATAA